One Chaetodon auriga isolate fChaAug3 chromosome 14, fChaAug3.hap1, whole genome shotgun sequence genomic window carries:
- the zbtb8os gene encoding protein archease isoform X1 — translation MDDRQLDLTEAQKATKSKYPPITKKYESCPGLSCHLLFTVSDLDHTADVQIHSWGDSLEEAFEQCAMAMFGYMTDTETVEPLDTVDVESEGDDMESLLFHFLDDWLYKFSADLFFVPREIKVLHIDRMRFRIRSIGWGEEFSLAKHPQGTEVKAITYSAMQIHDTEKPEIFMIVDI, via the exons ATGGACGACCGTCAGTTAGACCTAACAGAGGCACAGAAAGCGACCAAGTCAAAATACCCGCCAATCACCAAGAAGTATGAAT CATGCCCTGGTTTATCATGTCATCTTTTGTTTACTGTTTCAGACCTGGATCACACAGCAGATGTACA aATTCACTCCTGGGGAGACTCCCTCGAGGAAGCCTTCGAGCAGTGTGCCATGGCCATGTTTGGCTACAtgacggacacagagacagtggAACCGCTCGATACTGTTGACGTGGAATCAGAGG GTGATGACATGGAGTCTCTTCTATTCCACTTCCTAGATGACTGGTTGTACAAGTTTAGTGCAGACCTCTTCTTTGTTCCCAGG GAGATCAAAGTTTTGCACATAGACAGAATGCGCTTCAGGATCCGCTCCATTGG ctGGGGTGAAGAATTCTCTCTGGCGAAGCATCCACAG GGGACTGAGGTGAAAGCCATCACATACTCCGCAATGCAGATCCATGATACAGAAAAACCAGAGATATTTATGATTGTTGATATCTGA
- the zbtb8os gene encoding protein archease isoform X2, translating to MDDRQLDLTEAQKATKSKYPPITKKYEYLDHTADVQIHSWGDSLEEAFEQCAMAMFGYMTDTETVEPLDTVDVESEGDDMESLLFHFLDDWLYKFSADLFFVPREIKVLHIDRMRFRIRSIGWGEEFSLAKHPQGTEVKAITYSAMQIHDTEKPEIFMIVDI from the exons ATGGACGACCGTCAGTTAGACCTAACAGAGGCACAGAAAGCGACCAAGTCAAAATACCCGCCAATCACCAAGAAGTATGAAT ACCTGGATCACACAGCAGATGTACA aATTCACTCCTGGGGAGACTCCCTCGAGGAAGCCTTCGAGCAGTGTGCCATGGCCATGTTTGGCTACAtgacggacacagagacagtggAACCGCTCGATACTGTTGACGTGGAATCAGAGG GTGATGACATGGAGTCTCTTCTATTCCACTTCCTAGATGACTGGTTGTACAAGTTTAGTGCAGACCTCTTCTTTGTTCCCAGG GAGATCAAAGTTTTGCACATAGACAGAATGCGCTTCAGGATCCGCTCCATTGG ctGGGGTGAAGAATTCTCTCTGGCGAAGCATCCACAG GGGACTGAGGTGAAAGCCATCACATACTCCGCAATGCAGATCCATGATACAGAAAAACCAGAGATATTTATGATTGTTGATATCTGA